Proteins found in one Pirellulales bacterium genomic segment:
- a CDS encoding acetylxylan esterase: MAISANASSRAVAGGAPRVFPAGKLPNDARLGPLKDLNGYFPFAPPATPEAWQARAEKVRRQLLVSQGLWPMPERTPANPVIHGEIDLGDYTVEKVFFESYPGHFVTGNLYRPKGAAGVKNAEGRRPAVLSPHGHWLNGRFYDQGAKEIRKAIVNGEERFEDSGRSPLQARCAQLARMGCVVFHYDMLGMADSRQIVHNPGVREAMNTTENWGFFSPQAELRLQNMMGLQTYNSIRALDFLSELPDVDPARIAVTGASGGGTQTFMLGALDPRPKVAFPAVMVSTAMQGGCTCENACGLRVDTGNVEIAALFAPKPLGMTAADDWTREIATKGLPELQTLYEMLGVRDHVMARPLLQFGHNYNYVSRAVMYSWLNQHLGLGLEEPVVEEDYQRLSREQLTVWDDEHPLPPTGDEYERSLLRYLTETSNQQLAALEPRDAEGLERYRGVVGAAFDVLIGRDLPAAGEVTHELASEEDRGDYLEFTGTIDYAKAGESLPALMLQPKKWNRHVAIWLDGEGKQGLYDSSGELSSAIKKLLAEGTAIVGADLLYQGEFLDEGKPLERQRMVGDGKRPNYAGYTFGYNPTLFARRVHDVLSLVSFAAHHETAPARIDLVGVNGAGPIAAVAALQVGDKLGRLAIDTRGFRFASANQLDDVNLWPGSVKYGDLPAILALIAPRPIWVAGEQEKDLPLVQAAYQAAASRENLQIDAAPSAERGETAATWLLKE; this comes from the coding sequence GTGGCGATCTCGGCGAATGCCTCGTCTCGCGCGGTGGCCGGCGGCGCACCGCGCGTCTTCCCGGCAGGAAAGCTGCCCAACGATGCGCGTCTTGGCCCGCTGAAAGATCTCAATGGCTATTTCCCCTTCGCGCCGCCGGCCACGCCCGAGGCCTGGCAAGCCCGCGCCGAGAAGGTGCGCCGCCAGCTTCTCGTTTCGCAGGGGCTTTGGCCGATGCCGGAGCGAACTCCCGCCAACCCGGTGATCCACGGCGAGATCGATCTGGGCGATTACACGGTCGAGAAGGTTTTCTTCGAAAGCTATCCCGGCCACTTCGTGACGGGGAATCTCTATCGTCCCAAAGGGGCGGCGGGCGTAAAGAACGCCGAGGGACGCCGTCCGGCGGTGCTTTCGCCGCACGGCCACTGGTTGAATGGCCGCTTCTACGATCAAGGCGCGAAAGAGATCCGCAAGGCGATCGTCAACGGTGAGGAACGCTTTGAAGATTCCGGTCGCAGTCCGTTGCAGGCGCGTTGCGCGCAACTGGCGCGGATGGGCTGCGTCGTCTTTCACTACGACATGCTCGGTATGGCCGATAGCCGTCAGATCGTTCACAACCCCGGCGTCCGCGAGGCGATGAATACCACCGAGAACTGGGGGTTCTTCAGCCCGCAGGCCGAGTTGCGTTTGCAGAACATGATGGGGCTGCAAACGTACAATTCGATCCGCGCGCTCGACTTTCTGAGCGAGTTGCCCGACGTCGATCCCGCCCGTATCGCGGTCACCGGCGCGAGTGGTGGCGGCACGCAGACGTTCATGCTCGGGGCGCTCGATCCGCGGCCGAAGGTGGCCTTTCCCGCGGTGATGGTCTCCACCGCCATGCAAGGGGGCTGCACCTGCGAGAACGCCTGCGGGTTGCGCGTCGACACCGGCAATGTCGAAATCGCCGCGCTCTTCGCCCCCAAACCATTGGGCATGACCGCCGCCGACGACTGGACGCGCGAGATCGCCACCAAGGGGCTGCCCGAACTGCAAACGCTCTACGAGATGCTGGGCGTGCGCGACCACGTCATGGCGCGTCCCTTGCTGCAGTTCGGCCACAACTACAACTACGTCAGCCGCGCCGTGATGTACTCGTGGCTCAACCAGCACCTGGGGCTCGGGCTCGAAGAGCCGGTTGTCGAGGAAGACTACCAGCGCCTCTCGCGCGAGCAGTTGACGGTCTGGGACGACGAGCATCCACTGCCCCCCACGGGCGATGAATACGAACGTTCCTTGTTGCGTTATCTCACCGAAACGTCGAATCAGCAACTCGCCGCGCTCGAGCCGCGCGACGCTGAGGGGCTCGAGCGGTATCGCGGTGTGGTCGGCGCGGCATTCGACGTCCTCATCGGTCGCGACTTGCCGGCCGCGGGCGAGGTCACGCATGAACTGGCGAGCGAAGAAGACCGCGGCGACTATCTCGAGTTTACCGGCACGATCGACTACGCGAAGGCCGGAGAGTCGCTGCCCGCGCTGATGCTGCAGCCGAAGAAGTGGAATCGCCACGTCGCGATCTGGCTCGACGGCGAGGGGAAGCAGGGGCTGTACGACAGCAGCGGCGAGTTGAGTTCTGCGATCAAGAAGTTGCTCGCCGAGGGGACGGCCATCGTGGGCGCCGACCTGCTCTATCAGGGGGAGTTTCTCGACGAGGGCAAGCCACTCGAACGGCAGCGCATGGTGGGTGATGGCAAACGCCCGAACTACGCGGGCTATACCTTCGGATACAATCCCACGCTGTTCGCCCGGCGCGTGCATGACGTTTTGTCGCTAGTCAGCTTCGCCGCGCATCACGAGACGGCGCCGGCCCGCATCGATCTCGTGGGAGTGAACGGCGCCGGTCCTATCGCTGCCGTGGCGGCGCTCCAGGTGGGCGATAAGCTCGGACGGCTGGCGATCGACACTCGTGGCTTTCGCTTCGCGAGCGCGAACCAGCTCGACGACGTCAATCTGTGGCCGGGTTCCGTGAAATATGGCGATTTGCCAGCGATCTTGGCGCTGATCGCGCCGCGACCAATTTGGGTGGCGGGGGAGCAGGAAAAAGACCTGCCATTGGTACAAGCGGCCTACCAGGCCGCCGCCAGCCGAGAGAATCTGCAAATCGATGCTGCCCCGTCTGCTGAGCGGGGCGAGACCGCCGCGACCTGGCTGCTCAAAGAATAA
- a CDS encoding EF-hand domain-containing protein, with amino-acid sequence MRIWIAVLASSATLFLGTSTRADDDKPTGGGPDHAGLFAKLDADQDGQLTADEAGQEHRRLFDRLMRNADQNADGKLSQEEFVAGLKAGGPGRGDRPDGPPGNRPRRERGDRPDGPPEGRRGGGRFGQIAERLREFDKNGDGKIELDEVPEERQQMFEMVLDRFDKNDDDAMDLNEIAEAAREFGQAGGRGPAGGPGPAGAGPGSDGPPGPPPLLVALDADGDGTLSAQEIENASSALQRLDKNGDGRLTRNELMPPPPGAGRTFSRDRGPDAPGNPEQLVRRLMNGDKNGDGKLQKEELPERMRQRFDRMDANGDGALDADELKNAAERLQRRMRENDDASASAADNAGKPAQAKKKDGKQRQSNDD; translated from the coding sequence ATGCGTATCTGGATCGCCGTGTTGGCCTCGTCGGCCACGCTCTTCCTCGGGACGTCCACTCGGGCCGATGACGATAAACCGACTGGTGGCGGCCCCGACCACGCCGGCCTGTTCGCCAAGCTCGATGCCGACCAGGATGGCCAGCTCACCGCCGACGAAGCAGGCCAGGAGCATCGCCGGCTGTTCGACCGCTTGATGCGCAATGCCGACCAGAACGCCGACGGCAAGCTGAGTCAGGAGGAGTTTGTCGCGGGGTTGAAGGCGGGGGGGCCAGGACGGGGAGACCGGCCCGACGGTCCGCCGGGGAATCGTCCGCGACGCGAGCGAGGGGACCGACCGGATGGGCCACCAGAAGGGCGCCGTGGCGGCGGCCGGTTTGGCCAGATTGCCGAGCGGCTGCGCGAATTCGACAAGAACGGCGACGGCAAGATCGAGCTCGACGAGGTGCCGGAAGAGCGCCAACAGATGTTCGAGATGGTGCTCGATCGCTTTGACAAGAACGACGACGACGCGATGGACCTGAACGAGATCGCCGAGGCGGCGCGCGAGTTCGGCCAGGCGGGTGGTCGCGGCCCTGCTGGTGGCCCCGGCCCTGCCGGTGCTGGTCCCGGCTCCGATGGTCCTCCTGGGCCGCCACCTTTGCTCGTAGCGCTCGACGCGGATGGTGACGGGACGCTTTCGGCTCAGGAAATCGAGAACGCCAGCAGCGCGCTCCAGCGACTCGACAAGAACGGCGATGGCCGGCTCACGCGGAACGAACTGATGCCGCCACCCCCCGGCGCGGGGCGTACGTTCAGCCGCGACCGCGGGCCCGACGCGCCTGGCAATCCCGAGCAACTCGTGCGGCGGTTGATGAACGGCGACAAGAATGGCGACGGCAAGCTCCAGAAAGAGGAACTGCCCGAGCGCATGCGGCAGCGTTTCGATCGCATGGACGCGAACGGCGACGGGGCCCTCGATGCCGACGAGTTGAAGAACGCCGCCGAACGGTTGCAGCGCCGGATGCGCGAAAATGACGATGCCTCGGCGAGCGCCGCGGACAACGCCGGCAAGCCCGCCCAGGCGAAGAAAAAGGACGGAAAGCAGCGCCAGTCGAACGACGACTAA
- a CDS encoding DUF1080 domain-containing protein — MSRSLSLLLVLLLAQTTYADDSPSLPKATIDGAGPGWVALGEADFVNVNCKPDTWRWENGVAYCTGEPVGVIRSKEEVKNFELVAEWRHRKAAGNSGIFVWTPPASLKDLAPGKLPHGIEVQVLDLGYKEQYEKGGRKADWFTTHGDVFSVGSSKMKPFPPISPDGTRSFPTKELTRGVDQWNHYYVRAINGEVRLWVNGEEVSGGNGCTPDHGYLCLESEGSPVEFRNLRIRHLP; from the coding sequence ATGTCGCGCTCGCTGTCCCTCCTGCTCGTGTTGCTGCTTGCACAGACGACTTACGCCGACGACTCCCCTTCCCTACCAAAAGCCACCATCGACGGCGCCGGCCCGGGCTGGGTCGCGCTCGGTGAGGCCGACTTCGTCAACGTAAACTGCAAGCCCGACACGTGGCGTTGGGAGAATGGCGTCGCCTACTGCACCGGCGAGCCGGTCGGCGTGATTCGCTCGAAGGAGGAGGTGAAGAACTTCGAGTTGGTCGCCGAATGGCGCCATCGCAAGGCAGCGGGCAACTCGGGCATCTTCGTCTGGACGCCTCCCGCGTCGCTCAAGGATCTGGCGCCGGGCAAGCTGCCGCACGGCATCGAGGTGCAGGTGCTCGACCTGGGCTACAAAGAGCAGTACGAGAAGGGTGGTCGCAAGGCCGATTGGTTTACCACGCACGGCGACGTCTTTTCGGTGGGGAGCTCGAAGATGAAGCCCTTCCCGCCCATCTCGCCCGATGGCACGCGCAGCTTTCCCACCAAGGAGCTGACCCGTGGCGTCGACCAGTGGAACCACTACTACGTCCGCGCGATCAACGGCGAGGTGCGGCTGTGGGTCAACGGCGAAGAGGTCTCTGGGGGCAACGGCTGCACGCCTGACCACGGCTACCTGTGCCTCGAATCGGAAGGCTCGCCCGTCGAGTTCCGGAATTTGCGGATTCGACATTTGCCATAG
- a CDS encoding alpha/beta hydrolase: protein MKLRASLLALSLIALLASPVWAQRQREKPARPEPTVADYAYGTDSERQKFDLWLAKSEQPTPLVLLIHGGGWMGGDKTGYGASVIQPYLDEGISVAAVNYRFILQAMEDGVEPPVKGCLHDAARALQTLRAKSKEWNLDPTRVGATGGSAGACTSLWLALADDLADPNHEDPIARQSSKLQCAAVVGAQTSLDPKELREWMPNSIYGGHAFGFAQKGRTRPEEFELLIENREKVLPWIKEYSPIELVTTDDPPIYLDYPNQKTTPVIGEAGPDPTHSAIYGIKLEEKLKTAGVEGILSYPGHEDKQYGSVAEFLISKLKAK from the coding sequence ATGAAACTGCGTGCTTCCCTGCTGGCGCTTTCGCTGATCGCCTTGCTTGCCTCGCCCGTTTGGGCCCAGCGCCAGCGCGAGAAGCCGGCACGTCCCGAACCGACGGTGGCCGACTACGCCTACGGGACCGACTCGGAGCGGCAAAAGTTCGATCTCTGGCTGGCAAAGTCCGAACAGCCCACGCCGCTCGTGCTGTTGATTCATGGCGGTGGCTGGATGGGGGGCGACAAGACCGGCTACGGCGCCAGCGTCATCCAACCCTATCTAGACGAGGGCATCTCGGTAGCCGCGGTGAATTACCGCTTCATCTTACAGGCGATGGAGGATGGCGTGGAGCCTCCCGTGAAGGGCTGTCTGCACGACGCGGCTCGCGCGCTGCAGACGTTGCGCGCCAAGTCGAAGGAGTGGAACCTCGATCCCACGCGCGTCGGCGCGACGGGGGGCTCGGCCGGCGCCTGCACCAGCCTGTGGCTGGCGCTCGCCGATGATCTGGCCGATCCGAACCACGAGGACCCGATCGCTCGGCAGTCGTCGAAGCTGCAATGTGCCGCCGTGGTCGGGGCGCAGACGTCGCTGGATCCGAAGGAACTGCGCGAGTGGATGCCCAACTCGATCTACGGTGGGCACGCCTTCGGCTTTGCCCAAAAGGGACGCACGCGGCCCGAGGAATTCGAGCTGCTGATCGAGAACCGCGAGAAGGTGCTGCCCTGGATCAAGGAGTATTCGCCCATCGAGCTGGTGACGACGGATGATCCACCGATTTATCTCGATTACCCGAACCAGAAGACGACGCCGGTCATTGGCGAAGCGGGTCCCGATCCGACCCACTCGGCCATCTATGGCATCAAGCTGGAAGAAAAGTTGAAGACCGCGGGGGTCGAAGGGATCCTGTCCTACCCGGGGCACGAAGACAAGCAGTACGGATCGGTGGCTGAGTTTTTGATCTCGAAGCTGAAGGCCAAATAG